In the uncultured Methanobacterium sp. genome, one interval contains:
- the moaC gene encoding cyclic pyranopterin monophosphate synthase MoaC has product MDEKEFTHLTRSGVHMVEVGDKPVIKRTALARGKIKLTPETILLIEKGEVKKGNVLTTAQIAAIQAVKSTSQMIPLCHPIPIGGVEVEFCVNPDSIEITVQVTSTGKTGVEMEAITGVSVGLLTIWDMVKSVEKDENGQYPSTRITDIEVIKKEKIKIKLEEI; this is encoded by the coding sequence ATGGATGAAAAAGAATTCACACATCTTACCCGGAGTGGAGTGCATATGGTGGAAGTGGGGGATAAACCAGTTATCAAACGAACTGCCCTTGCCAGGGGAAAAATAAAATTAACCCCTGAAACCATCCTCCTCATTGAAAAAGGAGAGGTTAAAAAGGGTAACGTGCTCACCACTGCCCAGATAGCAGCCATTCAGGCAGTTAAATCCACTTCCCAGATGATACCATTATGCCATCCCATACCCATTGGTGGTGTGGAAGTGGAATTTTGTGTGAACCCTGATTCTATTGAGATTACAGTGCAGGTGACTAGCACCGGGAAGACAGGGGTGGAGATGGAAGCCATCACCGGAGTTAGTGTGGGCCTTTTGACCATATGGGACATGGTTAAAAGTGTGGAAAAGGATGAAAACGGACAGTACCCCTCCACTCGCATCACTGACATTGAAGTAATTAAAAAGGAAAAAATTAAAATTAAACTAGAGGAAATATGA